A window of Conger conger chromosome 13, fConCon1.1, whole genome shotgun sequence contains these coding sequences:
- the LOC133107868 gene encoding eukaryotic translation initiation factor 4 gamma 1-like isoform X6, which yields MNKAPQPIAGPPSAPHPAPSPGLSQATFPPGQPPSVVFATPPPQMNPTPQPRQPYYQNRPSLPSNAPRVPPSSTPRPVAPTHVYQPGSQMMMIPQQQLTFGNSQAPTYFIPPGQYRSTYVTPAPQQYPVPAGTPGFYGSSPAEYGTYAGAYYPAQPQYAPTVPAPSVMMNPPQPQQPPPQQQQIPPKRERKQVLPPGSSKIRIRDPNQGGRDITEEIMSGGRTASTPTPPQSGMQGLEGGLTQANGESVTPAVLAAGPDDRAKPPPAATPPPCKPTEASPKEPSAGDGKPETDTRVAPLMEVPIPPGESPINTPNASPIPPPDVPVSDIVDAPTGPPAPTPPDTPPPDADPLPPAAEEQPASPEPEKMEQEEEEEVEEEVEEVKEEEEKKEEVEEKEQAVVLEPAPVPSAPAPAPAPAPAPAAAAPPTPPSTANGLGAEPLTEERVDTPPPKPEVPQDSPAAPVSPITQPEELMLSNGLVAPGAPSQEEASEESPDADMDPIVEPEVAQQPEALPTAVATPVAPPPAAVTPPPPAEEREDTPPPQAAVAAAAAPTGEISMQAAVSVPKKKRKMKDLNKKEAVGDILDAFKEEQVVESPPEPEQAQSVPVQPVPAAAEEVDETWEEKEDKLDAENIEPDAPKPGDLKYQYKEEQWKPINPEEKKKYDREFLLGFQFISASMHKPEGLPHITEVVLDKANKTPLRPLDPSRLTGMNCGPDFTPPFANLGRQPMGGRGPPSGMGGPRRSQQGQRKEPRKIIASVSLTEDVKLNKAEKAWKPSAKKVVTKEKTEEDPEIAQTQELFRRVRSILNKLTPQMFQQLMKQVTELTIDTEERLKGVIDLIFEKAISEPNFSVAYANMCRCLMGLKVPTTDKPGVTVNFRKLLLNRCQKEFEKDKDDDEIFEKKQKELDAAAVGEEKQRLKEELDDSKDKARRRSLGNIKFIGELFKLKMLTEAIMHDCIVKLLKNHDEESLECLCRLLSTIGKDLDFEKAKPRMDQYFNQMEKIIKERKTSSRIRFMLQDVLDLRRNVWVPRRGDQGPKTIDQIHKEAELEEHREQIKVQQQLLNKKDTRGSSGGGGGGGGGGGGGGGGGGGGGRGGPHPPGSRISVPQDEGWNTVPISTKNRPIDTSRLSKITKPGAMDFNNQLLAPGGKGTWGSWGKGSSGGSGSKPSGGEAAPESGRPATSTLNRFSALQQSAPSASAPPADSDRRVPQRGSSSRERSDRFERPERLDRGFDRRDDRAMERGDRNRPPVTKRSYSRETEERSRERDRRGSADPVRRVSSMTDDRSSRDRDRARSKETVKREAAPTPPPTQAKPAMSEEELEKKSTAIIEEYLHINDLKEALQCVQEMNSAQLLFVFVRNGIESTLERSTIAREHMGFLLHQLVKAGTLPTEQYYKGLQEILEVAEDMAIDIPHIWLYLAEIISPMLHEGGIPMGELFKEVSKPLVPLGKAGILLAEILTLLCKGMSHKKAGVLWREAGLSWKDFLLEDEDVNKFVTETKVEFTLGDDSEKTSKEQLSSEELCRHMDKLIEEKADNQRIYDWVEANLDEQQTSSNMFVRAVMTSVCQNAIILENPYKVDAEQITLRGKLLQKYLSDEQKELQALYALQALMVKMEQPANLLRMFFDTLYDEDVIKEEAFYKWESSKDPAEQQGKGVALKSVTAFFTWLREAEDESDNS from the exons TACCGGTCGACCTACGTGACCCCTGCCCCACAGCAGTACCCGGTCCCCGCAGGCACCCCTGGCTTCTACGGATCCAGCCCTGCAGAATATGGTACATATG ccggAGCCTACTACCCGGCGCAGCCGCAGTACGCCCCCACGGTGCCGGCCCCCTCCGTCATGATGAACCCCCCCCAGCCACAACAGCCCCccccacagcagcagcagatccCACCCAAACGGGAGCGAAAACAGGTACTGCCCCCAGGTTCCTCCAAG ATCAGAATACGAGACCCGAACCAGGGCGGCCGGGACATCACAGAGGAGATCATGTCCGGGGGCAGGACTGCCTCCACCCCGACACCTCCGCAG tctggCATGCAGGGGCTGGAAGGAGGCCTCACCCAGGCCAACGGTGAGAGCGTGACACCTGCAGTTTTGGCTGCTGGACCAG ATGACAGAGCGAAGCCTCCGCCCGCCGCCACTCCTCCCCCCTGCAAGCCCACGGAGGCCAGCCCTAAAGAGCCCTCCGCAGGTGACGGCAAGCCCGAAACGGACACTAGGGTGGCCCCCCTAATGGAGGTGCCCATCCCCCCCGGGGAGTCTCCCATCAACACTCCCAACGCCTCCCCCATACCCCCGCCGGACGTTCCCGTCAGCGACATCGTGGATGCCCCCACGGGACCCCCGGCTCCCACCCCCCCTGACACACCGCCCCCGGACGCGGACCCCCTTCCTCCCGCCGCGGAGGAACAGCCCGCATCCCCCGAGCCTGAGAAGAtggaacaggaggaggaggaggaggtggaggaggaggtagaggaagtgaaggaggaggaagagaagaaagaggaagtggaggagaaggagcaggCTGTGGTCCTGGAACCTGCCCCTGTGCcttctgcccctgcccctgcccctgcaccTGCCCCCGCGCCCGCTGCTGCTGCCCCGCCCACTCCGCCCTCCACCGCTAACGGGCTGGGCGCCGAGCCTCTGACTGAAGAGCGGGTCGACACCCCGCCGCCCAAACCGGAGGTGCCCCAGGACTCGCCCGCCGCGCCCGTCTCGCCCATCACCCAGCCCGAGGAGCTGATGCTCTCCAACGGCCTGGTCGCCCCGGGGGCCCCGAGCCAGGAGGAGGCGTCGGAGGAGTCGCCTGACGCCGACATGGACCCCATCGTCGAGCCCGAGGTCGCCCAGCAACCGGAGGCCCTACCCACGGCCGTCGCCACGCCTGTGGCCCCGCCTCCCGCTGCCgtgaccccgccccctcctgctgaggagagggaggacacGCCTCCTCCACAGGCTGCCGTTGCCGCCGCTGCCGCCCCCACAGGGGAGATCTCTATGCAAG CTGCTGTGTCTGTGccaaagaagaagagaaaaatgaaGGACCTGAACAAAAAGGAGGCTGTGGGAGACATCTTGGATGCCTTTAAAGAG GAGCAGGTGGTGGAAAGCCCCCCTGAGCCAGAGCAGGCCCAGTCGGTGCCCGTGCAGCCTGTCCCCGCTGCTGCAGAGGAGGTGGACGAGAcctgggaggagaaggaggacaAGCTCGACGCAGAGAACATCGAACCCGATGCCCCCAAGCCTGGAGACCTGAAGTATCAGTACAAAGAAG AGCAATGGAAACCCATCAACCCCGAAGAGAAGAAGAAATACGACCGCGAGTTCCTGCTGGGCTTCCAGTTCATCAGCGCCAGCATGCATAAACCCGAGGGACTGCCGCACATCACCGAAGTGGTGCTGGATAAG GCGAACAAGACTCCCCTGCGCCCGCTCGACCCCAGCCGTCTCACTGGCATGAACTGCGGGCCAGACTTCACCCCGCCTTTCGCCAATTTGGGGAGGCAGCCTATGGGTGGCAGAGGGCCG CCCTCTGGCATGGGAGGCCCTCGGCGGTCCCAGCAGGGCCAGCGCAAGGAGCCGCGGAAGATCATCGCCAGCGTCTCGCTCACCGAGGACGTGAAGCTCAACAAGGCCGAAAAGGCCTGGAAGCCGTCGGCGAAGAAGGTGGTGACCAAAGAGAAGACCGAGGAGGACCCCGAAATCGCCCAGACCCAGGAGCTGTTCCGCCGCGTGAGAAGCATCCTCAACAAGCTGACGCCCCAGATGTTCCAGCAGCTCATGAAGCAGGTGACGGAGCTCACCATCGACACCGAGGAGCGCCTGAAGGGCGTCATCGACCTCATCTTTGAGAAGGCCATCTCGGAGCCCAACTTCTCCGTTGCCTATGCCAACATGTGCCGCTGCCTTATGGGG CTTAAAGTCCCCACCACTGACAAGCCGGGAGTCACTGTGAATTTCCGCAAGTTGCTGCTGAACCGCTGCCAGAAGGAGTTTGAGAAGGACAAGGATGACGACGAGATCTTCgagaagaagcagaaggagTTGGATGCTGCTGCGGTG GGGGAGGAGAAACAGCGTCTCAAGGAGGAGCTGGACGACTCCAAGGACAAAGCCCGACGGCGGTCTCTCGGGAACATAAAGTTCATCGGCGAGCTCTTCAAGCTGAAGATGCTGACAGAAGCCATCATGCACGACTGCATCGTCAAGCTGCTGAAGAACCACGACGAGGAGTCGCTGGAGTGCCTCTGTCGCCTGCTGTCCACCATCGGAAAGGACCTGGACTTTGAGAAAGCCAAG CCTCGCATGGACCAGTATTTCAACCAGATGGAGAAGATAATCAAGGAGAGGAAGACCTCGTCTCGAATCCGTTTCATGCTGCAGGACGTGCTGGACCTCCGACGG AACGTCTGGGTGCCCAGGAGAGGAGACCAGGGGCCCAAGACAATCGACCAGATTCACAAGGAGGCGGAGCTGGAGGAGCACAGGGAGCAGATAAAGGTGCAGCAGCAGCTCCTGAATAAGAAGGACACCCGCGGGAGCAgcgggggcggagggggaggcggCGGGGGCGGAGGCGGAGGcggaggcgggggcgggggtgggggccgTGGGGGGCCCCATCCGCCCGGGAGCCGCATCAGCGTCCCGCAAGACGAGGGCTGGAACACCGTCCCCATCTCCACTAAAAACCGGCCCATCGACACCAGCAGGCTGAGCAAGATCACCAAG cctggtgcgaTGGACTTCAACAATCAGCTGCTTGCCCCTGGGGGCAAAGGCACATGGGGCAGCTGGGGCAAAGGCAGCAGCGGGGGTTCGGGCTCCAAGCCCAGTGGAGGAGAAGCAG CTCCTGAGTCGGGTCGCCCTGCCACCAGCACCCTGAACCGCTTCTCCGCCCTGCAGCAGTCCGCGCCTTCGGCGTCCGCCCCCCCTGCTGACAGCGACCGGAGGGTCCCTCAGAG GGGCAGCTCCAGCCGCGAGCGCAGCGACCGATTCGAGCGGCCCGAGCGCCTGGACCGGGGCTTCGACCGCCGGGACGACCGCGCCATGGAGAGGGGCGACCGCAACCGCCCCCCCGTCACCAAGAGGAGCTACAGCCGGGAGACGGAGGAGCGCAGCCGGGAGAGGGACCGGCGCGGGTCTGCCGACCCCGTGCGCAGGGTGTCCAGCATGACCGACGACCGCAGCAGCCGCGACCGGGACCGCGCCCGGAGCAAGGAGACCG TGAAGCGCGAGGCTGCGCCCACTCCCCCGCCCACCCAGGCCAAGCCTGCCATGAGCGAGGAAGAGCTGGAGAAGAAGTCCACAGCCATCATCGAGGAGTACCTGCACATCAACGACCTGAAG GAGGCGCTGCAGTGCGTGCAGGAGATGAACTCGGCACAGCTGCTCTTCGTGTTCGTGCGGAACGGCATCGAGTCGACGCTGGAGCGCAGCACCATCGCCCGAGAGCACATGGGCTTCCTCCTGCACCAGCTGGTGAAGGCCGGCACTCTGCCCACCGAGCAGTACTACAAGGG GCTGCAGGAGATCCTGGAGGTGGCGGAGGACATGGCGATAGATATCCCCCACATCTGGCTGTACCTGGCTGAGATCATCAGCCCCATGCTCCATGAAGGAGGCATCCCCATGGGAGAGCTCTTCAA GGAGGTGTCCAAACCACTGGTCCCGCTGGGCAAGGCTGGCATCCTGCTGGCGGAGATCCTGACCTTACTGTGCAAAGGAATG AGCCATAAGAAGGCCGGGGTGCTGTGGAGAGAGGCAGGCCTCAGCTGGAAGGACTTCCTCCTGGAGGACGAGGATGTCAACAAGTTTGTGACGGAGACG AAAGTGGAGTTCACGCTGGGAGATGACTCCGAGAAGACCAGCAAGGAGCAGCTGTCGTCTGAGGAACTGTGCAGACACATGGACAAGCTGATCGAGGAGAAGGCCGACAACCAGAGGATCTACGACTGGGTGGAG GCCAACCTGGACGAGCAGCAGACTTCTTCCAACATGTTTGTACGGGCAGTGATGACCTCGGTGTGTCAGAACGCCATTATCT TGGAAAACCCGTACAAGGTGGACGCGGAGCAGATCACGCTGAGAGGCAAGCTGCTGCAGAAGTACCTGTCGGACGAGCAGAAGGAGCTCCAGGCCCTCTACGCCCTGCAGGCCCTCATGGTTAAGATGGAGCAGCCGGCCA ATCTGCTGCGGATGTTCTTCGACACGCTGTACGACGAGGACGTGATCAAGGAGGAGGCCTTCTACAAGTGGGAGTCCAGCAAGGACCCGGCCGAGCAGCAGGGCAAGGGCGTGGCCCTCAAGTCCGTCACCGCCTTCTTCACCTGGCTGCGCGAGGCGGAGGACGAGTCCGACAACAGCTAA
- the LOC133107868 gene encoding eukaryotic translation initiation factor 4 gamma 1-like isoform X5: MNKAPQPIAGPPSAPHPAPSPGLSQATFPPGQPPSVVFATPPPQMNPTPQPRQGGFRSLQPYYQNRPSLPSNAPRVPPSSTPRPVAPTHVYQPGSQMMMIPQQQLTFGNSQAPTYFIPPGQYRSTYVTPAPQQYPVPAGTPGFYGSSPAEYGTYAGAYYPAQPQYAPTVPAPSVMMNPPQPQQPPPQQQQIPPKRERKQVLPPGSSKIRIRDPNQGGRDITEEIMSGGRTASTPTPPQSGMQGLEGGLTQANGESVTPAVLAAGPDDRAKPPPAATPPPCKPTEASPKEPSAGDGKPETDTRVAPLMEVPIPPGESPINTPNASPIPPPDVPVSDIVDAPTGPPAPTPPDTPPPDADPLPPAAEEQPASPEPEKMEQEEEEEVEEEVEEVKEEEEKKEEVEEKEQAVVLEPAPVPSAPAPAPAPAPAPAAAAPPTPPSTANGLGAEPLTEERVDTPPPKPEVPQDSPAAPVSPITQPEELMLSNGLVAPGAPSQEEASEESPDADMDPIVEPEVAQQPEALPTAVATPVAPPPAAVTPPPPAEEREDTPPPQAAVAAAAAPTGEISMQAAVSVPKKKRKMKDLNKKEAVGDILDAFKEEQVVESPPEPEQAQSVPVQPVPAAAEEVDETWEEKEDKLDAENIEPDAPKPGDLKYQYKEEQWKPINPEEKKKYDREFLLGFQFISASMHKPEGLPHITEVVLDKANKTPLRPLDPSRLTGMNCGPDFTPPFANLGRQPMGGRGPPSGMGGPRRSQQGQRKEPRKIIASVSLTEDVKLNKAEKAWKPSAKKVVTKEKTEEDPEIAQTQELFRRVRSILNKLTPQMFQQLMKQVTELTIDTEERLKGVIDLIFEKAISEPNFSVAYANMCRCLMGLKVPTTDKPGVTVNFRKLLLNRCQKEFEKDKDDDEIFEKKQKELDAAAVGEEKQRLKEELDDSKDKARRRSLGNIKFIGELFKLKMLTEAIMHDCIVKLLKNHDEESLECLCRLLSTIGKDLDFEKAKPRMDQYFNQMEKIIKERKTSSRIRFMLQDVLDLRRNVWVPRRGDQGPKTIDQIHKEAELEEHREQIKVQQQLLNKKDTRGSSGGGGGGGGGGGGGGGGGGGGGRGGPHPPGSRISVPQDEGWNTVPISTKNRPIDTSRLSKITKPGAMDFNNQLLAPGGKGTWGSWGKGSSGGSGSKPSGGEAAPESGRPATSTLNRFSALQQSAPSASAPPADSDRRVPQRGSSSRERSDRFERPERLDRGFDRRDDRAMERGDRNRPPVTKRSYSRETEERSRERDRRGSADPVRRVSSMTDDRSSRDRDRARSKETVKREAAPTPPPTQAKPAMSEEELEKKSTAIIEEYLHINDLKEALQCVQEMNSAQLLFVFVRNGIESTLERSTIAREHMGFLLHQLVKAGTLPTEQYYKGLQEILEVAEDMAIDIPHIWLYLAEIISPMLHEGGIPMGELFKEVSKPLVPLGKAGILLAEILTLLCKGMSHKKAGVLWREAGLSWKDFLLEDEDVNKFVTETKVEFTLGDDSEKTSKEQLSSEELCRHMDKLIEEKADNQRIYDWVEANLDEQQTSSNMFVRAVMTSVCQNAIILENPYKVDAEQITLRGKLLQKYLSDEQKELQALYALQALMVKMEQPANLLRMFFDTLYDEDVIKEEAFYKWESSKDPAEQQGKGVALKSVTAFFTWLREAEDESDNS, translated from the exons TACCGGTCGACCTACGTGACCCCTGCCCCACAGCAGTACCCGGTCCCCGCAGGCACCCCTGGCTTCTACGGATCCAGCCCTGCAGAATATGGTACATATG ccggAGCCTACTACCCGGCGCAGCCGCAGTACGCCCCCACGGTGCCGGCCCCCTCCGTCATGATGAACCCCCCCCAGCCACAACAGCCCCccccacagcagcagcagatccCACCCAAACGGGAGCGAAAACAGGTACTGCCCCCAGGTTCCTCCAAG ATCAGAATACGAGACCCGAACCAGGGCGGCCGGGACATCACAGAGGAGATCATGTCCGGGGGCAGGACTGCCTCCACCCCGACACCTCCGCAG tctggCATGCAGGGGCTGGAAGGAGGCCTCACCCAGGCCAACGGTGAGAGCGTGACACCTGCAGTTTTGGCTGCTGGACCAG ATGACAGAGCGAAGCCTCCGCCCGCCGCCACTCCTCCCCCCTGCAAGCCCACGGAGGCCAGCCCTAAAGAGCCCTCCGCAGGTGACGGCAAGCCCGAAACGGACACTAGGGTGGCCCCCCTAATGGAGGTGCCCATCCCCCCCGGGGAGTCTCCCATCAACACTCCCAACGCCTCCCCCATACCCCCGCCGGACGTTCCCGTCAGCGACATCGTGGATGCCCCCACGGGACCCCCGGCTCCCACCCCCCCTGACACACCGCCCCCGGACGCGGACCCCCTTCCTCCCGCCGCGGAGGAACAGCCCGCATCCCCCGAGCCTGAGAAGAtggaacaggaggaggaggaggaggtggaggaggaggtagaggaagtgaaggaggaggaagagaagaaagaggaagtggaggagaaggagcaggCTGTGGTCCTGGAACCTGCCCCTGTGCcttctgcccctgcccctgcccctgcaccTGCCCCCGCGCCCGCTGCTGCTGCCCCGCCCACTCCGCCCTCCACCGCTAACGGGCTGGGCGCCGAGCCTCTGACTGAAGAGCGGGTCGACACCCCGCCGCCCAAACCGGAGGTGCCCCAGGACTCGCCCGCCGCGCCCGTCTCGCCCATCACCCAGCCCGAGGAGCTGATGCTCTCCAACGGCCTGGTCGCCCCGGGGGCCCCGAGCCAGGAGGAGGCGTCGGAGGAGTCGCCTGACGCCGACATGGACCCCATCGTCGAGCCCGAGGTCGCCCAGCAACCGGAGGCCCTACCCACGGCCGTCGCCACGCCTGTGGCCCCGCCTCCCGCTGCCgtgaccccgccccctcctgctgaggagagggaggacacGCCTCCTCCACAGGCTGCCGTTGCCGCCGCTGCCGCCCCCACAGGGGAGATCTCTATGCAAG CTGCTGTGTCTGTGccaaagaagaagagaaaaatgaaGGACCTGAACAAAAAGGAGGCTGTGGGAGACATCTTGGATGCCTTTAAAGAG GAGCAGGTGGTGGAAAGCCCCCCTGAGCCAGAGCAGGCCCAGTCGGTGCCCGTGCAGCCTGTCCCCGCTGCTGCAGAGGAGGTGGACGAGAcctgggaggagaaggaggacaAGCTCGACGCAGAGAACATCGAACCCGATGCCCCCAAGCCTGGAGACCTGAAGTATCAGTACAAAGAAG AGCAATGGAAACCCATCAACCCCGAAGAGAAGAAGAAATACGACCGCGAGTTCCTGCTGGGCTTCCAGTTCATCAGCGCCAGCATGCATAAACCCGAGGGACTGCCGCACATCACCGAAGTGGTGCTGGATAAG GCGAACAAGACTCCCCTGCGCCCGCTCGACCCCAGCCGTCTCACTGGCATGAACTGCGGGCCAGACTTCACCCCGCCTTTCGCCAATTTGGGGAGGCAGCCTATGGGTGGCAGAGGGCCG CCCTCTGGCATGGGAGGCCCTCGGCGGTCCCAGCAGGGCCAGCGCAAGGAGCCGCGGAAGATCATCGCCAGCGTCTCGCTCACCGAGGACGTGAAGCTCAACAAGGCCGAAAAGGCCTGGAAGCCGTCGGCGAAGAAGGTGGTGACCAAAGAGAAGACCGAGGAGGACCCCGAAATCGCCCAGACCCAGGAGCTGTTCCGCCGCGTGAGAAGCATCCTCAACAAGCTGACGCCCCAGATGTTCCAGCAGCTCATGAAGCAGGTGACGGAGCTCACCATCGACACCGAGGAGCGCCTGAAGGGCGTCATCGACCTCATCTTTGAGAAGGCCATCTCGGAGCCCAACTTCTCCGTTGCCTATGCCAACATGTGCCGCTGCCTTATGGGG CTTAAAGTCCCCACCACTGACAAGCCGGGAGTCACTGTGAATTTCCGCAAGTTGCTGCTGAACCGCTGCCAGAAGGAGTTTGAGAAGGACAAGGATGACGACGAGATCTTCgagaagaagcagaaggagTTGGATGCTGCTGCGGTG GGGGAGGAGAAACAGCGTCTCAAGGAGGAGCTGGACGACTCCAAGGACAAAGCCCGACGGCGGTCTCTCGGGAACATAAAGTTCATCGGCGAGCTCTTCAAGCTGAAGATGCTGACAGAAGCCATCATGCACGACTGCATCGTCAAGCTGCTGAAGAACCACGACGAGGAGTCGCTGGAGTGCCTCTGTCGCCTGCTGTCCACCATCGGAAAGGACCTGGACTTTGAGAAAGCCAAG CCTCGCATGGACCAGTATTTCAACCAGATGGAGAAGATAATCAAGGAGAGGAAGACCTCGTCTCGAATCCGTTTCATGCTGCAGGACGTGCTGGACCTCCGACGG AACGTCTGGGTGCCCAGGAGAGGAGACCAGGGGCCCAAGACAATCGACCAGATTCACAAGGAGGCGGAGCTGGAGGAGCACAGGGAGCAGATAAAGGTGCAGCAGCAGCTCCTGAATAAGAAGGACACCCGCGGGAGCAgcgggggcggagggggaggcggCGGGGGCGGAGGCGGAGGcggaggcgggggcgggggtgggggccgTGGGGGGCCCCATCCGCCCGGGAGCCGCATCAGCGTCCCGCAAGACGAGGGCTGGAACACCGTCCCCATCTCCACTAAAAACCGGCCCATCGACACCAGCAGGCTGAGCAAGATCACCAAG cctggtgcgaTGGACTTCAACAATCAGCTGCTTGCCCCTGGGGGCAAAGGCACATGGGGCAGCTGGGGCAAAGGCAGCAGCGGGGGTTCGGGCTCCAAGCCCAGTGGAGGAGAAGCAG CTCCTGAGTCGGGTCGCCCTGCCACCAGCACCCTGAACCGCTTCTCCGCCCTGCAGCAGTCCGCGCCTTCGGCGTCCGCCCCCCCTGCTGACAGCGACCGGAGGGTCCCTCAGAG GGGCAGCTCCAGCCGCGAGCGCAGCGACCGATTCGAGCGGCCCGAGCGCCTGGACCGGGGCTTCGACCGCCGGGACGACCGCGCCATGGAGAGGGGCGACCGCAACCGCCCCCCCGTCACCAAGAGGAGCTACAGCCGGGAGACGGAGGAGCGCAGCCGGGAGAGGGACCGGCGCGGGTCTGCCGACCCCGTGCGCAGGGTGTCCAGCATGACCGACGACCGCAGCAGCCGCGACCGGGACCGCGCCCGGAGCAAGGAGACCG TGAAGCGCGAGGCTGCGCCCACTCCCCCGCCCACCCAGGCCAAGCCTGCCATGAGCGAGGAAGAGCTGGAGAAGAAGTCCACAGCCATCATCGAGGAGTACCTGCACATCAACGACCTGAAG GAGGCGCTGCAGTGCGTGCAGGAGATGAACTCGGCACAGCTGCTCTTCGTGTTCGTGCGGAACGGCATCGAGTCGACGCTGGAGCGCAGCACCATCGCCCGAGAGCACATGGGCTTCCTCCTGCACCAGCTGGTGAAGGCCGGCACTCTGCCCACCGAGCAGTACTACAAGGG GCTGCAGGAGATCCTGGAGGTGGCGGAGGACATGGCGATAGATATCCCCCACATCTGGCTGTACCTGGCTGAGATCATCAGCCCCATGCTCCATGAAGGAGGCATCCCCATGGGAGAGCTCTTCAA GGAGGTGTCCAAACCACTGGTCCCGCTGGGCAAGGCTGGCATCCTGCTGGCGGAGATCCTGACCTTACTGTGCAAAGGAATG AGCCATAAGAAGGCCGGGGTGCTGTGGAGAGAGGCAGGCCTCAGCTGGAAGGACTTCCTCCTGGAGGACGAGGATGTCAACAAGTTTGTGACGGAGACG AAAGTGGAGTTCACGCTGGGAGATGACTCCGAGAAGACCAGCAAGGAGCAGCTGTCGTCTGAGGAACTGTGCAGACACATGGACAAGCTGATCGAGGAGAAGGCCGACAACCAGAGGATCTACGACTGGGTGGAG GCCAACCTGGACGAGCAGCAGACTTCTTCCAACATGTTTGTACGGGCAGTGATGACCTCGGTGTGTCAGAACGCCATTATCT TGGAAAACCCGTACAAGGTGGACGCGGAGCAGATCACGCTGAGAGGCAAGCTGCTGCAGAAGTACCTGTCGGACGAGCAGAAGGAGCTCCAGGCCCTCTACGCCCTGCAGGCCCTCATGGTTAAGATGGAGCAGCCGGCCA ATCTGCTGCGGATGTTCTTCGACACGCTGTACGACGAGGACGTGATCAAGGAGGAGGCCTTCTACAAGTGGGAGTCCAGCAAGGACCCGGCCGAGCAGCAGGGCAAGGGCGTGGCCCTCAAGTCCGTCACCGCCTTCTTCACCTGGCTGCGCGAGGCGGAGGACGAGTCCGACAACAGCTAA